The genome window AAAGTACCGTTGAAACTCGCCGCGAAAATGCTCGCGGTGCCGACCGCGGTAGTCGTAATCGATATAGTCTTCGCTAAGAATGAGAAGAAGCCCGTCACCAAACCGGTGCTTGTCCCGCAGATGCAGGACGTGTTCGCGGGATTTTTCGCCAATAAGGGCTTCAATATCATCTCGGTCGAGATCCCCGAATCGGTGTTCAACAGCGGCGCCGATGAGAAAATGTTCAAGGAATCGATTATGACCTACCTCAAGGAGAAGTACCCGAACGTCAAACGGCTCCTGTTCGCGGTAGAGATAGTCAATCTCCTCGGTAAAACGAAGGATATAATCGGCCCCGGTAAGGGATTCGAGAACGAGGTATCGGTCGATGTGACCCTCAATTTCTCCATCATCGATTTGGATACGAACAAGCTGGAAAAATCCGCTAACCTGAAGGGCGGCGCCTATGCGGCGACTCCCCAGCAGGCGGTACAGATCGCCCGAAAAAATATCATCGATAAACTGAAAAAACAGTTCGAGGATAAATAACCGGGACGTTTTATAGAATATGAAGGCCTTAAAATATATTATAGCGTCCGTAGTCATACTCGCACTCGTCTATTTCGGATTGATGGGCGTCATACATCTTATTCTCGATAAGAATAAGACCGCGATAGAGACCCAGATCGCCGACGTGCTCGGCGTTCAGAAGGTGAATATCGAGGGGTTTATGAACCTTCCCTTCATTTCGGTGGAAGCAAACGGGTTCTCGCTCGTCATGGACGACGGCTCGTATGCCTATGTCGATTCCGCGGTCATCCGATATAGCGTCCTGCGGTATTTGCAGTTCGGCGGCATCGCGGCCGCGATTACCGGGGTAAAAGTGGGAAGCGTATCGCTCTTCTCGACTATCCCGCAGATACAGTCGATGATCGATGCCCTGCAAAGAGGGGAGACGAACTCTGACGCGAAACCCTCCCCGATAGAATCCATCAACGTTGATATTCACTCGGTGAATGTGAAACTCGGACTGATCGGGAAGATCAGTTCCGATCTGAATATCAAGGATATCCGTCTCGAATTCAAGCCGAACCGCCTGTCGATATTCGCCGATATGAAGGCCAACGTTTTCCTTTCGACCAATATCGAGTACCTGAACGCCGACACGAGCGTTGCGTTCGAGTTTACCGATCTTTCGAACCGTATCGGCACCGGGAAACTCGACCTGAACGATATCGATTTCGGCGGGATGAAGCTGTTTTCCGAACAGGAGCTCCGTTTTGCCATGCAGTCGAACGATATCTCCTTCGATTGGGACGATCCGGCGTTATCGAATTTTATTACGGTGGAGAAAGACAGCCTGACATTCAAGCTGTCCCGGCCTTTTTTGATCGACAATAAAAAATATGCCGAGTACAATCTCTTCGAATACATTTTCCCGACCAATCAATATGTCATGGAAACATCAGTCGAATACCGTAACGATAAATTCACCCTGATCACCGCGGTAAAATCGACCGACCTGAAGAAGACGTTCGGAGAAATGACCGCCTACGAGGAAAACGAACGGTTCTATGTTAAGGGATATATCGATACGCCGAAATACGGACTGATTAAGGCGGACGTGTACTTCAAGAAGGACGCCCAGCTTCCGGACGGGACTGTCGAGATGCACGATATCGCGTTTATGGACGGCCTGAAGTTCGGGGGTCTTGCGACAGTCGTTTCCGCATCCAACTCGGTTACCGCGCGCATCAAAGGGCTTCAGATGAACGGGGGAACAATCGGTAACGCGGGCGTCACGATAACTATCCAGACCAACGGGATTGTCGATATAAAAAGCCTCAAGGGTTCGTATCAGGCGTTTGTGGACGGCGCGATTACCAACACCGACTTCCGTATTCAAATCCGCCTCAAGGAAGCGTTAGGTGCGTTCGTAGTAAAGAATATCCATATGGACTTTTTCAATCTCGGGAAAGGGAAGTACAACGGGAACGCCGTGCTGTACACGAAGGACGAGGTGTTTTATATCGACGGGGATTTGCAGGGATATTACGCCGGCGGAAAAATTATCGACACCACGGTTCGACTGAGCAATTCGTATCTCAATTTTTATACATTAAATTTCCCTAAAAACCAGATATTCCTCAAGGGCGGGTTGGATTTTAATAGCCCGGATAAGATACATACTATCATAAAGTTTTCCGGCGATCTCAACTGGGTCTACCGGCATTATTTGCCCACCAAGGGGATTGTAACGATAGACAACGATAAGGGAATGGTGAACGGACGATTCGACCTCGGCGGACTGATCTCGGTCGGTATTTACGGGACGGGGCCGTGGCTGAACGTCGGGATCAATCTCCATTCGTACCCCATGAAACGTTTCGACTTCCCGGGATTCCTCTCCGGGCAGGCCGACCTGCGTTTCTACGCGGGCTCGTTATGGGGCGTGAAATTCGACCTCGATTATCCGTTGGATAAGAATAACAAGTTCAAGCTCGTCCTGCGTTCCGAGAAGAAGAAGGGCGGCGGCGATATTATGGTCGATCATTGCGCGCTTACCCTGAACGAGGATACGCTGTTGTCCACGACGGGATGGATGAACGAGGACGGGAAACGTCTCAAGGGAAAGATCGAATTTGTCCGGGGATTCCTGACATTCGACGCGTCGTACGACGATATCTTCGGTTCGATGTCAATCCACGATTTCGGGGTGAAGAACCTGATCAAGAAAGGGCAGGATTATTATCTGACGCTCGGTATGACGTTCCGGGGAAAACTTACCGACCCGGATATGCACGGAAGCGCCCTCGTCTACCAGATTGTCTCATCGCCGAACACCCCGAAAAAGACGATCCTGACCGTCGAGGATTTATCGAAGGTGAACAATGTTTATTCTGCGCAAAACCTCCGTTACTACGACCGGGATTTCTCGTTCTCCGCGAACGGGAAGATGATACTACGGAAGGACGGGATGTATGTCAGCGCGAACGGGAAAATCTCCCTGCTCGGGACGATCGACGGTATCTACGATTTGGTGTACAACTCGAAGAACGACAATCAGACGCTATCCTATCGGATAAACTCCATCAAGATGAACGAAATTTCCATGGGCGCGATCGAGGGCGGGGTGATAGTCGACGGAAACCAGTATAAGTTCTACCGCCTGGCGAACAAGAACGGCGTCAACGGTATCATCATCGATAAGGGCGGCCAGACGCAGGTCAATCTCGATATCCTGTCCGAAAAAATATCCGGGACGATTGTCTATAACGTGAAGAACAATAAGGTCGAATCCAGCGCGATCAACCTGTCGGCGGACCTGAAACTTTTCTCATTCCTGAAATTTCTCAGGAAAATCGACGGGAAAGCCCAGTTGAACCTGACGGCGTCAGGTTCCGGATCGGATCCGCAGTTTAACGGGGAACTCAAGATCAGCGATTTTTCAGTGGTCATGGATTATACCAAAACCGCCATACAAAACCAGAATATCACGTTGAGTATCCAGAAAAGCAAAATTATTTTCAAGAACGAAGTCCTTCCCACCACATCGGGCGATATGGTACTTAACGGGTATATCGACACCAGTCATATACCCATATCCTATATCGACGTACAGATATCGCCCCAAAAAAATAAACTGGCCGAGTTCATTCTCGATGTCGATACTCCGCTGATGAAAATCCAGGGGAACCTCAAGATTAATACGGTCCGCGTCTACGGAAATCCCCCTGTACTGAATCTTACCGGGGACGTGGTCGCGCAGAATTTGTTCTTATCGATAGGACTGAACGGCGGAGGCGGGGGAGGGCCGTCGACCGACCCATACGACCTGTTCGCGCGCCTGAAGTGGAATTTACCGATCAAGGTGGGTAACGGCGTGCGGTTTGCGAATCAGTTGATCGATACGACATTGGTATCCGGGGAGGATCTGACGATACTCGGCTCGCTCTGGGATAACACGTTTACCCTCAAAGGCGAGGTATCGGTCACGCGGGGCACGTTCAGCTATATCGGGCGCGATTTTATGATACAGACCGGAGTCGCGAAGTTTTCCGGGAAGCCGGGATACCCTCTGCCGTTTATTTCGCTCAACACGCTATCCCGCTATAAGGACGCGGACGGCGAGAATATCGAGGTCTTTTTGACGTTCGAAGGGGATATCACCGACATCAAGCTGAAAGATTTTTACTCGATTCCCGACCGTCCGAAGAGCGATCTGTACGGATTGCTCGGATTCGAGAATACGGCCATCAATACGACGAACGAGGCATGGAGCGAAGTCGGCAAGAAACTGGTCGTGAGCGGCATCGGGATGGCGGACGATATTTTAATATTCAATCCGATATCGATGGCGATGCGGAAAACGCTGGGGCTGGACTTTTTTATGATACGCAGCGGCATTGTCGAAACAATGACGAAGGGGATGCTTTACGGGAGCACGAATCTCGACCCGCTCAGCCTGATCGGCGGCACATCGTTCAGTATGGGGAAATACCTTTTCTCGAACCTGTTCCTCGAGTATGAAATCACCCTTGAGCGCGATCCGTTATCCCAAATCGGAATAAAAACCACTCACTCCGTGGGGCTTCTGTTCGATTTTTATAATTTCAATTTCGGCGGACATTTCCAGCCGATTGTCGACGCCGTAAAATCGGATAATTATGAGTTCACGTTCGAATTCAACGTCCACCAGAAATTCTAGTCCTATCTTATAATAATCTATTCAGTAATTTGACCTCCTGTAAAAAATTAACTACAATATTATCCTGCGATTTCAGTATTTTAATATCTTCTAACCGGTTCGGGAACGCCTCTCTCCAATGTAAGAGGACGCATGACCGGGAAAGCGTCTAGTTATCTATAGGAGTGCTGTGAATGAAGAAAGCCCTTACCGCGCTATTTTTACTTATCATGCCGGTTTTCCTTTTCGCGAAAGCGCCGGAATTGAAAAACCCCAGTATAAAGGAAATCAGGTTCGAGGGAACTATCATTACGGTAAGCTCCAACCAGATACTGAAACTTTTGCCCTTTAAACAAGGGGACGCGTTCAAGGAAAAACTCTTCAACGACGCTATTAAAACACTCGCGGACCCGCGTCTCAGCCCCTTCAACGGCGACGTCAAGGGATACCTGAAAGATACCCCGGACGGCGTTATCCTGACGTTCGTTCTGCATGAAAACCCGTTAATCAATAAGGTGATCTTCGAGGGAAACAACTCCATTAATAAAAGCGACCTGTCGGATATTATCCCGATGGTCGAGGGAATGCATTATAACACCGACGACAAACTGACGTCGATCCAGCGTATCAAGGACAAGTACCTCAACGAAGGATTTATCGAGGCGAGTGTGTCCGCCAGTCTCGTGCCTGTGGATATCAAGCAGAATAAGTACGACATGGTGTTTACCGTCAGCGAGGGCAAGAAGATAGTCGTCGAGAAAATCGAGGTCGCGGGCGCGGCCGAAGTGAATTCCGGCGAGGTCAAGGGCGTGATGAAAACGAAGGAACAGGTATTCATCCTCCAGAGCGGAATCCTGAATATGGAAGATTTTTACGGCGATAAAGAACGCATCGGTATGCTGTACCAGCAGAAGGGCTATCTCGATATAAAAATTACCCGTTTTGAATGGAAGATAGAGGAACTCGGGGACGACAAGCATAAAGCGATCGTGGTCTATGTCGGATTGGTGGAAGGCCCTAAGTATTATGTCGGAGATATCACGATCACGAATAACGTTCTCTTTTCCGAAGAGGACCTGCTGAAATTTATCGAGCTGAAACCGAACGATGTGTACGATAAAGTGAAGATCGATATCGGCCGGTATATGATATACAATAAGTACAGCGATAACGGGTATCTTTACGCGAATGTTTCCTACCAGATGATCAAGAACCCCACGAACTTTATGGTCGATACGGTGTTCTATATCCATGAGGGCGAACGCGCCCATATCGAATCGGTAACATTGAACGGCAACACTAAAACCAAGGATAATGTGATACTCCGCGAAATGATATTCGACGAGGGCGAGCTTTGGGTGCAGACTAAAGTACGGCAGAGCTATGAGAAGCTGGTGCAGCTTCAGTACTTCGGTAACGTGAACTTCGTCCCGCAGCCGGGAAGCGCCGAGGGGCTTGTCAATATCGATATACAGCTTGAGGAGCAGCGCACCGGACTGATCACGTTCGGTATCGGGTACGGTACCGCGAGCGGATTTAACGGGACGGCGCAGATTTCGGAAAATAACTTCCTCGGCACCGGAAGAGTCGTAGCGTTCAAAGGGGAGTACGGTGAAAAGCGGCAGCTGCTGGAATTATCGTTCACCGAACCGTGGCTTTTCGATACCCCGACGTATCTGTCCATTTCCTTCAGCTTCTCGCGTTACCTCTACGATAACATCCCCGTCGACGATAATCATGACGGTATTATCGACGGGACGAATATCAACTATGTCAGTAACAATACCGTTTCGCTTCCGTCGTTTATCTCGACCAATAAGTATTATAAGCAGGCTTTTTCCTTCGGGCTGGAAATAAAAAAGCGGTTCGGAGTATACTGGGACGGATTCCTCTCATACGGGCTCAGCCTTTACCGCGATATGGATGCGAACTTTAAAAACCCGTTGATTCTGAGCTCCACCTGGCAGCCGAATACATCTCTATCCAATTCGCTTACCCACGATTATACGTTTAAAAATACACTGGGTCTCGGTTTTAACTGGAACTCCACCGACCACCCGCTCAATCCTTTGCGCGGTATACTGGGATTCCTTTATCTTTATAATAACGGCGGTCTCCTCGGCGGGGATATCCATTATATCCGCGCGAAATACGGCCTGAGCTGGTATTGGAACCCGTTCTGGAAACTGGTTGTCGCGTTGCACGGATCCGGCGAGTTTATTATGCCTCAGTTCTACTCGCAGCCTGGCGGGACGAAATTTCAGTACGATACCTCGGATATGCTCTACTTCGACGGGGTCTATGAAATGCGCGGATGGATGAATTACCCGTACCGCGGCGAGGCTAAGGCATTCTACAGCGGCGAACTGCGTTTCGAGATATACGGCCAGGAATTATGGGGAGTGTTCTTCCTCGATATGGGAAGCCTGTGGAGTAAAT of Brevinematales bacterium contains these proteins:
- the bamA gene encoding outer membrane protein assembly factor BamA, producing the protein MKKALTALFLLIMPVFLFAKAPELKNPSIKEIRFEGTIITVSSNQILKLLPFKQGDAFKEKLFNDAIKTLADPRLSPFNGDVKGYLKDTPDGVILTFVLHENPLINKVIFEGNNSINKSDLSDIIPMVEGMHYNTDDKLTSIQRIKDKYLNEGFIEASVSASLVPVDIKQNKYDMVFTVSEGKKIVVEKIEVAGAAEVNSGEVKGVMKTKEQVFILQSGILNMEDFYGDKERIGMLYQQKGYLDIKITRFEWKIEELGDDKHKAIVVYVGLVEGPKYYVGDITITNNVLFSEEDLLKFIELKPNDVYDKVKIDIGRYMIYNKYSDNGYLYANVSYQMIKNPTNFMVDTVFYIHEGERAHIESVTLNGNTKTKDNVILREMIFDEGELWVQTKVRQSYEKLVQLQYFGNVNFVPQPGSAEGLVNIDIQLEEQRTGLITFGIGYGTASGFNGTAQISENNFLGTGRVVAFKGEYGEKRQLLELSFTEPWLFDTPTYLSISFSFSRYLYDNIPVDDNHDGIIDGTNINYVSNNTVSLPSFISTNKYYKQAFSFGLEIKKRFGVYWDGFLSYGLSLYRDMDANFKNPLILSSTWQPNTSLSNSLTHDYTFKNTLGLGFNWNSTDHPLNPLRGILGFLYLYNNGGLLGGDIHYIRAKYGLSWYWNPFWKLVVALHGSGEFIMPQFYSQPGGTKFQYDTSDMLYFDGVYEMRGWMNYPYRGEAKAFYSGELRFEIYGQELWGVFFLDMGSLWSKYTEWTFEPNNYLFSFGFGVKLNIPGLPIRLYLARKGGFDNTSMSWKLEKNQYLLDNWQVVFSIQGLF